A window from Leishmania mexicana MHOM/GT/2001/U1103 complete genome, chromosome 33 encodes these proteins:
- a CDS encoding dihydroxyacetonephosphate acetyltransferase, giving the protein MSFPPPRLALPEECKQVVLVAPIDGLTAACACAIATSPLVPLNCRVLVDGIPVKSSSPSSGNDSPHTARSSAEAAATTRDFMGTVHQVEAKLRASRAARRGRSMTHMTQFYYGGVSPKAEEIGPMLHRIYLLGSGALGETNFEASSRDVTAGSDGSSGVPSVADSVFVLVLSAQSLSPDTESGLRAYDSFLRRLWSDAGASQAAETASQQTRVRGSLVILADDVYRPAACAMLSSIAKEVATAVDWVVLLAYAYAMDPPALEFGATEAAVQAASGISHGGTLPVLCAANALGVLRHFPVSRSEPATITPVDVALNAAFLGYIWLWHGELPECVECAEEMQYCGSSPASSHAAAAAETATATATATSTPPAQCVTRHCMASFAVAESRKPGEASLVWGMVGEYLMSYYGRFADQISSAFPVAGVLTPAPILQFPFSVADLVNFGPEPRAAAYALEGWRAYQRRQRLIEEISNAEAAQALKAYVTQMDSVVRYIERAARVAAAQDKASAAFAATRRRTASSSFSAPPYRLDDFNLTLYHSLLRRLTSHYTLMPYHQCVALVEVDWEAYVSVIARAVLEHLARCVLRSSSGLQHAGSRSRAPQVADSASIVRVVRDSPVVSAAAKPEVAASAAEPPFAFPEPRRYFTNDFVFHGAERIPPFPSRLHKYFDCFVFLHRIGMTANGWRGDMTPGMTPQVLTSIIAQPDIQRLMTALAAKDGASKKDVEARAKSLLLQCGDALNHVHCRAMGLMIRAIFRSIYGRVDVNNGAYERLHRYFAMPRVAVVFVPLHRSYIDFLILSEVLALMRLPLPHIVAGEDFLSMGIFATLMRGSGAFFMRRSFRDDPLYAALLKEYVRHLVRARRPIEFFIEGTRSRTGKTMAPKLGLLKFVCNTFYEPGQQELDDVLIMPVSLTYDEVLEATTHAKELLGVPKPRENPTNMLKARSLLERMHGNINIHIGEPVSLRSLKEHPRQCPLPFQPKGEQLQYLAAPASATASVCKTLDTTPSIAKGSSITPIPLLTTVAWHIMYKLQRNTIITPASMVAAVVECLGPYYCTATTRSKKGSDTTAAAAMPLEKVHQGVKWLRSRLCERGAQLSVEASELSPAEVVTLALTNLYRYIITDEMSNVTYRPDDVVTRLAVNISTNQLIHVCMDEALVAVVAQAFGSATTPHRPPSGADGAMLCGVRSVKTDVLSNQTQLLQRLLSVEFPNYAEAAPVSFASWLDCTVSQFQQCVEEHTVSSQLSGADTHGDTVVHVPVTQYYYFLLQLICPHVEALYTVVVAASALLAAYPGQPLGAADVVTATQRACGTLYAEHKLRYVVAANRETLQHYYESLIALSLLQIKRVPATTAPGQSKVSRGVVAYTVGLLGQEAVLARLEMLSAQIQALWWHPSAAEGMTIDKAAIQERVLAVYRELTQPSKM; this is encoded by the coding sequence AACTGCCGCGTGCTCGTCGACGGCATTCCagtgaagagcagcagcccaTCGTCCGGCAACGATAGCCCCCAcacggcgcgcagctccgccgaagctgctgccaccactAGAGACTTCATGGGCACCGTGCACCAAGTAGAGGCAAAACTTCGTGCGAgccgcgccgcacgccgCGGCAGGTCTATGACGCACATGACACAGTTCTACTATGGTGGGGTGTCACccaaggcggaggagatTGGGCCGATGTTGCATCGAATTTATctgctcggcagcggcgcactTGGCGAGACGAACTTCGAGGCATCCTCACGAGACGTCACTGCGGGATCTGACGGGAGCAGTGGTGTGCCCAGTGTTGCGGATTCTGTTTTTGTGCTGGTGCTGAGTGCGCAGTCGCTGAGTCCAGACACGGAAAGCGGGCTCAGGGCGTACGATAGCTTTCTGCGCCGTCTTTGGAGTGATGCTGGCGCTTCACAAGCCGCCGAGACCGCTTCTCAACAGACCCGGGTGCGCGGCAGTCTTGTCATTCTCGCTGACGACGTCTATCGCCCTGCTGCGTGCGCAATGCTGTCGAGCATCGCGAAGGAGGTCGCCACGGCGGTGGACTGGGTGGTGCTCCTCGCCTACGCATACGCTATGGACCCGCCTGCGCTGGAGTTCGGTGCGACGGAGGCCGCCGTTCAAGCCGCGTCGGGTATTTCACACGGCGGCACGCTTCCAGTGCTGTGCGCCGCCAACGCCCTCGGCGTGCTCCGGCACTTCCCTGTCAGCCGAAGTGAGCCAGCCACTATAACACCCGTCGACGTCGCTCTGAATGCCGCTTTCTTGGGATACATAtggctgtggcacggcgaGTTACCAGAGTGTGTGGAGTGTGCCGAGGAGATGCAGTACTGCGGCTCTTCGCCTGCATCctcgcacgccgctgctgctgccgagacggcaacggcaacggcaacggcaacgtcaacgccgccggcgcagtgTGTCACGCGACACTGTATGGCATCCTTCGCAGTTGCCGAATCACGCAAGCCTGGCGAGGCCTCACTGGTGTGGGGCATGGTGGGCGAGTATCTGATGAGTTATTACGGTCGATTTGCCGACCAGATTTCGTCGGCGTTTCCCGTGGCTGGCGTgctgacgccggcgccgatTCTGCAGTTCCCGTTTAGCGTGGCGGATTTGGTTAACTTTGGGCCGGAGCCGCGCGCGGCCGCCTACGCCCTGGAAGGATGGCGCGCGTatcagcggcgacagcgtcTCATCGAAGAGATCAGTAatgccgaggcggcgcaggctcTAAAGGCGTATGTGACGCAAATGGACAGCGTTGTCCGCTACATCGAGCGTGCTGCacgcgtggcagcggcgcaagaCAAGGCATCTGCTGCCTttgccgccacgcgcaggcgtacagcgtcctcgtccttctcCGCTCCGCCATACCGCCTCGATGACTTCAACTTGACGTTGTATcactcgctgctgcgtcgcctgACATCGCACTACACACTCATGCCCTATCACCAGTGTGTGGCGCTCGTTGAGGTGGACTGGGAGGCGTATGTGTCGGTGATTGCCCGGGCAGTGCTTGAGCACCTGGCACGGTGTGTTCTGCGGTCTTCGTCCGGCTTACAGCACGCTGGGAGTCGCTCCCGCGCACCGCAGGTGGCTGACAGTGCGAGCATCGTCAGAGTAGTACGCGATTCTCCTGTCGTCAGTGCCGCAGCCAAGCCGGAGGTAGCTGCTTCTGCCGCCGAACCCCCTTTCGCCTTTCCAGAGCCGCGGCGCTACTTCACCAATGACTTCGTGTTCCACGGTGCCGAGCGCATCCCGCCGTTTCCGTCCCGTCTGCACAAGTACTTCGATTGCTTCGTGTTTCTTCATCGCATCGGCATGACGGCGAACGGCTGGCGCGGTGACATGACACCTGGCATGACGCCGCAGGTGCTCACCTCCATCATCGCGCAGCCGGACATCCAGCGGCTCATGACCGCTTTGGCTGCCAAAGACGGGGCATCGAAAAAAGATGTGGAGGCCCGAGCAAAAAGTCTtctgctgcagtgcggcGATGCACTGAATCACGTTCATTGTCGCGCCATGGGTCTCATGATCCGTGCGATCTTCCGCAGTATCTACGGCCGCGTCGACGTCAACAACGGCGCCTAtgagcgcctccaccgctaCTTCGCCATGCCGCGCGTGGCCGTCGTCTTCGTTCCGCTGCACCGCTCTTACATTGACTTCCTCATTCTCTCCGAGGTGCTGGCGCTCATGcggttgccgctgccgcacatcGTGGCTGGAGAAGACTTTCTTAGCATGGGCATCTTCGCGACCCTGAtgcggggcagcggcgcctttTTTATGCGCCGCTCCTTCCGCGACGACCCGCTGtacgccgcgctgctgaaggagtATGTGCGGCACCTGGTGCGTGCACGCCGCCCTATCGAGTTCTTCATTGAGGGAACGCGGAGTCGCACCGGCAAGACAATGGCGCCGAAGCTGGGCCTTCTCAAGTTTGTCTGCAACACCTTCTACGAACCAGGTCAGCAGGAGCTTGACGACGTGCTCATTATGCCGGTCAGCCTCACCTACGACGAGGTCCTCGAGGCCACCACACATGCCAAGGAGCTCTTGGGCGTTCCGAAACCGAGGGAGAACCCGACGAACATGCTGAAAGCCCGAAGTCTACTCGAGCGCATGCACGGCAACATTAACATCCACATTGGCGAGCCCGTGTCGCTGCGCTCCCTCAAGGAGCACCCGCGGCAGTGCCCGCTGCCCTTTCAGCCTAAGGGTGAGCAGCTCCAATATCTGGCCGCGCCAGCCTCCGCAACCGCGTCGGTGTGCAAGACACTCGATACCACGCCGTCCATTGCCAAAGGCAGCTCCATTACCCCGATCCCTCTCCTCACCACCGTCGCGTGGCACATAATGTACAAACTGCAGCGTAACACGATCATCACCCCGGCATCGATGGTGGCTGCAGTAGTCGAGTGTCTTGGCCCTTACTACTGCACAGCAACGACAAGGTCGAAGAAGGGCAGTgacaccaccgcggcggccgccatgCCGTTAGAAAAGGTGCATCAGGGGGTCAAGTGGCTGCGTAGCCGCTTGTGCGAGCGCGGTGCTCAGCTCTCGGTGGAGGCCTCCGAGTTGAGCCCTGCTGAGGTCGTAACACTCGCGCTGACCAACCTCTACCGCTACATCATCACGGACGAGATGTCGAACGTGACATACCGACCCGACGACGTGGTGACCAGGCTCGCCGTCAACATTAGCACCAATCAGCTCATCCACGTTTGTATGGACGAGgccctcgtcgccgtcgtcgcgcagGCGTTCGGCTCCGCCACAACGCCACACCGTCCACCATCCGGCGCCGACGGGGCGATGCTGTGCGGGGTTCGCTCCGTGAAGACGGACGTGCTGAGCAATCAGACCCAGCTGTTGCAGCGGCTACTGTCCGTTGAGTTCCCCAACTacgccgaggcagcgccaGTGAGCTTTGCGTCGTGGCTGGACTGTACTGTAAGCCAATTTCAGCAATGCGTAGAGGAGCATACCGTGTCCTCCCAGCTATCTGGTGCCGACACGCACGGCGACACTGTTGTGCACGTGCCCGTTACGCAGTACTACTacttcctcctccagctcatcTGCCCTCACGTGGAGGCGCTCTacacggtggtggtggctgcgtCGGCACTGCTGGCGGCATACCCTGGTCAGCCACTCGGGGCTGCCGAtgtggtgacggcgacgcagcgagCGTGTGGCACCCTGTATGCGGAGCACAAGCTGCGCTATGTAGTGGCGGCCAACAGGGAGACGCTGCAACACTACTACGAGAGCCTCAtcgcgctctcgctcttgcAGATAAAGCGCGTGCCTGCTACAACGGCGCCTGGCCAGTCGAAGGTGAGCAGAGGAGTCGTCGCGTACACGGTCGGGTTATTAGGGCAAGAGGCAGTGCTGGCTCGCCTCGAGATGCTGTCGGCACAGATACAGGCTCTGTGGTGGCACCCCTCTGCAGCGGAAGGGATGACGATCGACAAGGCAGCCATTCAAGAGCGTGTTCTGGCAGTGTATCGGGAGCTGACGCAGCCATCCAAGATGTGA